The genomic DNA GTCAGCACGACGCCATCGAAGAGGGTGGAAGCCGGCAGGTCGGCGCCATCCGCCGTGGTGACGAGGGTGGCGTCGGAAGCCCAGCGCGCGCGGCTCCCCGCGTCGGGCTTCGGGCCCAGCAGCAGGAGCGTGCCGGTCAACCACGGCAGGAAGGGGCGCAACGCCTCGGCGCAGGGCTCGCGCGGCGGGTGCGGCGCGCCTATTGCCACTTCATCCCGTGCCATACTTCCTGATTGCCAACATTAAATTGCCCGGAATTACCCAATCGCCAAGTGGTTGGGGGAAATTAATCGACGAAATGGACATGCGACAGTTGCGTGTCTACTTACAATTGGCATTAACCTGCAATTAAAACTGGCCCGTCTCGCCGAGGTCACGAGGGATGAATTTCGTCAGCGCGATCTCGTTGGCCGGGCCGCACGTCCTGGTCACGAGCACCTTCCCCGATGCGCTCAACAGGAATCCCGGGATCCGGAGCGATCTGGCAGAGGGCTTCGCCGAACTGCTCGGCGCCGAGCGCGTCAGACACACCCCTCTGGAACTGGCGGTCGCGGCGGTTCGGGCGACCCGGCCGGATGTCGTGATCGCGGTCGGAAGTCTCGTGCCTGACCTGGCGGATCTGCGCGCGCTTCGGCGGGCCGCGGACGCCGTGGGTGCCGTCCTGATCTTCTGGCTGACGGACGACCCGTACGAGTTCGACTACGCCTTCAAGGCGGAACTCTACGCCGACATCGTTGTGAGCAACGATTCCTGGGCGGCGCAGCACTACCGGCACCCCGACGTCCACCACCTGCCGCTGGCCGCGGCGCCCGACCGGCATTTCCGGCCGATCGCCCCGGTGGCGGAGCGGGAGACAGTCCTGTTCTTCTGCGGCGTCGCCTACCCGAACCGCGTCGCCCTGATGCGCCGGATCGACGATCTCCTGTGCCGGCACGTCGTGGAGATCCTGGGCGCCGAGTGGCCGGACACGCTCCAATGCGCGGTGAACCGCCGCCTCACGCCGGCGCAGATGGCCGACTACGCCGCGGCGGCGCGGCTGACGCTCAACATCGGCCGCGACCTCGACGTGGCCAATCGCCGGCTGTCGCTCCCGCAGGCGACGCCGGGACCGCGCACCTTCGAGGTCGCCCTGTCGGGCTCGGCGCAGCTGTTCTTCGTCACCGGCCTGGAAATCTGCGCGCATTTCGAGCCGGACACGGAGATCCTGCTGGTGGACGGCGCGGCCGATATCGCGCGCGCCATCGAGCGGTCGCTCGACGAGCCCGGCGCGATCGAGGCGATCGCGCGCCGGGCGCAGGCGCGGGCGCTCCGCGAGCACACCTACCGGCATCGCGCGGCGCGCCTGCTCGACCTGAGCCGCCTGACGGTCCCGGCCTGATCACGCCGCCGCTGAGACGGACGAGACCGCGCATGTCCGACCTGTCGATCCTGCTGCTCGACACCGAGCCGCAGACCCACAACCGCTACCTCGTGCTCGCCATCGCGGACGCGCTGCGCCGGCATCCCGCGGTCGGCCGGGTCCATGTCGGCGGGCACGGCGATGCCCTGGCCGCCTTCGTCGAGCAGGGTCTCGACACGCTGATCGCTTTCGGCGGCGCGCGGGCGCACGCGCCCCTGGTCGGTCGGCTCGCGGGGCTCGCTCGGACCAGCGTGCTCTGGACCACGGAGGATCCGTACGAGCGCGAAGCGAACGTGCGCGGGTCGGGGGTCTTCGATCTGGTCTTCACGAACGACCTTGCCACGGTCCCGGCCTACGGAGGCCGGGCACACCACCTCGCCCTCGGCGCCTCCTCGCTCTTCCACGATCTCCCGGTGCTCGAGGACGACGCGCGCTACCGCTACGACCTCCTCTTCATCGGAACGGCGTGGCCGAACAGGGTCGCGACCCTGAACGCGCTCTCGGCCAAGCTGCCGCGGGACGTGAAGTTCAAGCTGGCGCTGCCGTGGAACGCGCATATCGGTCCGCCGGAGCTGGAGGACGAGGCGCTCGTCACGGACTGGCGCTGCGGCAACCGCGACTTCGCCCTCCTGGCGAACCGCAGTCGCGTCGTGCTCACCCTGCCCCGGATCTTCTCGGCGGCGCGCGCCGATCAGGCGACCGGTTCGACGCCGCCGCCGCGGCTGTTCGAGACGGCGCTGGCCGGCGGCTACCAGGTCGTGGTCTCGCCCGAGCCGGAGACGGCCGCCTACTACACGCCGGGCGCCGAGATCGCGCTCTGCGACGACGAGGCCGGTGCGGTCGAGGCGATCCTGACGGCCCTGACCGAACCGGAGGCCCGCATCGCGCGCGCGCGCGCCGCGCAGGCGCGGACCCGCGCCGAGCACCTCTACGACCATCGCGTGGCGACGATCCTGGACGCGGTGATCGACCGGCGCCGGACGCAGACGCGCCGGCCCCCCCTCGAACCGTCAGCGCCCCGCACGGTCCTGATGCTCACCCACAACCGGATGGGGCATCGTCCCGGCGGCGGGGTCGAGGTCTATCAGGAACTGCTGACCGAGCTCGGCGAGCCGTACCGCGTCCTGTTCCTCTTCTCCGTCTTCGGCGACGGGCGCTGGTCGCTCCGGCTCGAGGGCCCGGGGATCGCGGAGAGCTTCGCCTGCGGTCCCGTCACGCCGCCGCTCTCGACGGACCCGTTCGTGGAGGGGATCTTCCAGAGACTGCTGTTCGAGCATCAGGTCGACCTCGTCCACATCCATCACCTGATGCACGTCCCGCTGTCGCTGCCGCTGATCGCGCGGGCCTGCGGCATACCCACCGTCTACCACCTGCACGACCATTTCCTGATCTGCGAGCGCTGGCTGCTGCTCGATCACACCGGCCGGTTCTGCGACGTCGTCAATCGCGGGGCGGACCAGTGCGACGCGTGCCTGGTCTCGGGAAACCAGTATCCGCCCGGCTCCAAGGCGCGCCGCGACGGCATGATGACCCTGGTGACCGACGCGATCGACGCCTTCGTCACGAGCACGCCCGCCACGGCGGAGTACCTCCGGCGCTACTTCCCCGGCATCCCCGCCGACCGGATCGTCGAGATCCCGATGGTGGCGCCGAACACCGCGCCGGCCGGGGCGCGGCCGGTGTCCAGGCGCAGGCGCGACGGCGATCGGCTGACCGTGGCGATCCTGGGCAATCTCGCGGCCCACAAGGGCGGCCAGCAGGCGATCAACCTGATCCGGAGCTGCGAGGCCTATCCCATCCATTTCAAGGTGATCGGCCGCATCGACGACCCGTACCGCGAGGCGGTCGCGGGCCTCGGACCGGATCAGGTCACCGTGACCGGCGCATACGAGCAGCACGCGATCGGCGGCCTGCTGGCCGGCTGCGATGTCTCGCTGCACCTCTCGACCTGGCCCGAGACGTTCGTCATCGCGCTGACGGAGGCGTGGCAGGCGGGCCTGGTCCCGATCGTCGCCGATATCGGGGCCCTGGCCGAGCGCGTCGAGGACGGGATCGACGGGTTCAAGGTCCCGCCGGACGATGCCGGCGCCGTCCGCGCGCGCCTCATCGCGCTACACTACGATCGCGCCCGCCTCTCCCGGATGCAGGCCTCCATCGGCCGGAAATCCTTCCCCGACACCGACGGCCACCTCGGGTCGGTCCGCGCCCTCTACGAGCGCCTGATCGAGGCGCGGCCGCTGCGCCACGGACGGGTTCCCAGCCACCTGCGGCACGGTTTCGACCTGCGGCTCGAGACCCTGGGATACCGGACGAACGCCGCCTCCTGGACCAGCGCGGCGATCGCGTGGGATGAGGCGGCCCGAGCGCCGGAGGCGTCGCCCACCGTGATGGCGGCGGCGCGCGCGCGCCCGGTTCCGGAGATGCCCGACGCGTTCCGGCGTCTAACGCTGAGGCCGGTCCGGCGCAGCGAGTGCGGCTGGAGCCTCGACGTGCTGCGCACGGACGAGCGCCTTAACCGGAGCCTGGATCTCTCGTTGGTCGTCGCGCGGGCTTCCGTGTTCCTGCGCGGCTGGCTGCACGTCTCGGGGCCGGCGCCGAAGGCGATCTACCTGCGGCTGACGGGTCGCACCGGGACATCGTGGGTCGCCCTGCAGAGCGATCTCCGTCCGGACGTGGCCAAGTGGTACGGTGAACCCGCCGCCGCGACGTCCGGCTTCACCGGCCAGATCGACGTCGCGGGGATGTCCTTCGGACGCTACGCGCTCGCGATCGTCCAGATCGCCGACGGTAGCCTGCGCATCCTCGAAGACGTCGCTTCGATCTTCATCGCCCCCGACACCGAGCCGCCGGCGCGCTTCGTTCCGGAGCCGCGCCATCTCGTCAGCGGGCCGCCGCACGTCCCGGATCTGCACCACAGCCTGCCGGATGCCGGCGACGCGCTCCGCGTGTCGCCGGGGCAGCTCTGGGCCGCGGAAGTCGCGTTCCCCGGGACCGCGCCCCGGCTCGGCAAGGACACGCTGGCGGTGTTTCGCGGCACCAACGGTCAGACGTGGCGGGCGCCCGTCCTCAAGATCGACGAGCGGACGGTGCGCATCACCGCCTCCGTCCCGAACATCGATCCGGGCGCCTACACGGTGTCCCTGGCCGAGCCGCACAACAGGACGTTGCGGACCCTCGCGACGCTGTTCCGCACCCAGGTGGCGCGTTCGGAGTGACGGGAATCACCGGCAAGCCCGGTCTCGATCCCCCGAGCCGACCCCGGACGTGGGCCTACCACGCCTCGACCCGTTCACCGCCGAAGATGCGCGAAGTCGGCAGCTCGAAGATGAAGTAGGGATTGAGTTGCGGCGGAGCCGCGGCCTCATCCAGGCGGGACTGCTGCTCGGGCGTCAGGACGACCTCGAGGGCGGCGATGTTCTGCGCCAGCTGCTCCGGGCGGCTCGCCCCGACCAGGACCGAGGCGACGCCGGGGCGCCGCGCGACCCAGGCCAGCGCCACCTGCGCCATCGGTCGGCCGACGTCCGCGGCGACCGCCCGCAGCACGTCCACCACCGCGAAGTTCGCCTCGGTGAACAGCATGCCGCCGAAGGGGTTGTCGCCGTTGAGCCGGCCGTCGCTGCCGCCCTCGGCCGCGTCGCCGGCCCGGTCCGGGAGCGAGCCTGCCGGACCGGCCTGAGCGAGCTTCTCGCGGCCGTACTTGCCGGTCAGCAGGCCGGCCGCCAGCGGGCTCCAGGGCACCAGCCCGAGCCCGAGGGCGCGGCCCGCGGGCAGCACATCGAGTTCCACGCCCCGGTCGAGCAGCGAGTAGGCGTATTGCAGGCCGATGGGTTCCGGGAGGCCGTGGGCACGGGACAGCGCGGCGATCTGCGCGGCGTACCAAGCGGGCGCGTTCGAGAATCCGTAATACAGGATGTCGCCGCGCGCGACGGCGTCGGTCAGCGCCCGGAGGACTTCCTCCGGCGGCGTGGTCCGGTCCCAGACATGGGTCCAGTACAGGTCGATCCAGCCGGTCCTGAGACGGCGCAGGGAGCTCTCGAGACCGGAGCGGATGTTCCGCGCGCTGTTGCCTCCGGCGAGCGGCGTGCCCTGCGCGCGCGGGAAGCCGGACTTCGTCGCGACGACCAGGCGGTCGCGCAGACCGCGCGCCGCGATCAGGTCGCCGAGCATCGTCTCGCTCGCACCGCCCGCGTAGACGTCGGCCGTATCGAGGAAGTTGCCGCCCGCTTCGACGTAACGGTCGAAGATGGCCGCCGAGACCGTCGCGTCGCTGCCCCAGCGGGCGGCGCCGAAGGTCATGGTCCCGAGCGCAAGGGGGCTCACGGCCAGACCCGAGCGTCCCAGGGTTCGATAGTGCCTCAGATCCATCGCCGCACCTCACTGTTGAGGGCTTGGTCGTAGTCCGGCGTCGGGATCGGGATTAGCCGTGGTATTCCGCATGCACCTGTGAGCACAGTTCAGGAATGCGGCGCGGCACCCTCGAAGATCTGGCGGCTTTCGCGGCGGTGGCGCGCCATCGCAGCTTCACGCGGGCGGCCGCGGAGATGGGGCTGTCGCCCTCCGCGCTCAGCCACACGATGCGGGCTCTGGAGGCGCGTCACGGCGTGCGCCTGCTGGCCCGCACCACCCGCAGCGTCGCGCTCACTCCGGCCGGCGAGCGGCTGCTGCGGTCGGTCGGCCCCGCGCTCGAGGACGTCGCGCGCGGGCTCGACGCGCTGGCCGAGTGGCGCGGCGCGCCGTCGGGGCGGCTGCGGCTGACGACCTTCGCGTACGCCGCGCGGGCGATCCTCGAACCCAGACTGCCCAACTTCCTGATCGACCACCCGGCCGTCTCGGTGGAGGTGATCGTGGACGACCCCCTGACCGACATCGTCGCCGCCGGCTTCGACGCCGGGATCCGCTTCGGCGAGACGGTCGAGCGCGACATGGTGGCGGTCCGGGTCGGACCCGACCTGCGCACGGTGGTCGTCGCGACCCCGGACTACTTCGCCCGTCACCCGCGCCCGGAGAGCCCGGCTGACCTGGAAGCGCATTGCTGCGTGAACTACCGGCTCGTCGGCGGCGGTGGGTTGCTGCCCTGGGAGTTCGCCCGCGACGGCCGCGAGATCCGGGTGCGCGCGGCCGGCCAGCTCGTCGTGAACGATGGCCGGCTCGCGGCCGCCGCGATCCGGGCCGGTGCCGGGCTCGGCTACATGCTGGAAGACGAGGCGGCCGACGACCTAGCCGCGGGACATCTCGTCCAGGCGCTGGAGGCGTGGTGTCCGTGTTTTCCCGGCTGCCACCTCTACTACCCCGACCGGCAGGTCACGCCCGCCCTGCGCAGCCTGATCGACGCGCTGCGGTGGCGGGAGGCGCCGTCGCCTCCCTGCCCGTGAGACCGTGCCCGCGTGACAATGCCTGCGAGACCGTACCCGCGGGGCCTCCCCGCTCAGGCGCCCCGCCAGTCGCGGGCGACCTCGCCCGCGAAGTCGCGGTAGCTGCGCGGCCTGCGGCCGAGGAGCCTCGCGAAGTCCGCAACCTCGGCCTCGGTCGCGACGGCGCCATCCTCCTGGTAGCGGCGCATCATCACCCGCAGGTCATAGGCGAGCCAGGCGGGGGCGAAGCTCCGGAGCCGCTGCTCCAGCGCGTCGAGATCGTCGCCTCCGTAGCGGACCGCGCGCCCGAGGGCCTCGGACCAGATCTCCGCCAGGGCGTCGCCCGTCAGGGCGTCCGGCCCGACGACGTCGTAGGTCTCGGCCGGAAGACGGTCGGCCGCGCGCTCGCGGCGCAGCAGCGCGTTGGCCGCCGCCTCGGCGATATCGCGCACGTCGACCATCGAGACGCCGGCCTGCCCGAGGGGCACGGCATACAGGCCGGCCCCGAGAAGCGGCTCCTTCTGGGCGAGGTCGTTCTGCATGAAGTAGGAGGGCCGCAGCACCGTGGCGGGCAGGTCGAGGGCCGCGATCATCCGCTCGACGGCGTGCTTGCCGGTGAAGTGCGGGGCATCGACGAAGGCCTCGCTCTTGAAGACCGAGAGATAGACGATGCCGCGCACGCCCGCGTCGCGGGCGAGGCTGAGCGTCGTGATCGCCTGGGTCAGCTCGTCCGGCGCGTTGGCGACGAGCAGGAACAGGGTGTCGACCCCGACCAGCGCCGCGCGCATCGCGTCGATGTCGGCGGGATCGCCGCGGGCGGCCTCGACGCCGGAGGGGAATCGCGCCTTCTCGGGCGAGCGGGTCAGAGCGCGCACGGCGGCCCCCGCGGCGACGAGATGATCGATGACGGCGGAGCCGATGCGGCCCGTGGAACCGGTGACGAGGATGGTCATGGCGGATCTCCTGGATGCGGGGCGGCCCCGAGCGGGCCGCCGATGATCCGAAGATGCGCCGTTCCTTTTCTGAGCCATAGTCGGCAAGATCGGGACTGGGTGTCCCGGATCTGGAACAGCACATGGACCTCGCGGCGCTCGCCGACTTCAATCTCGTCGCCGGCCACGGCGGCTTCGGCCGCGCCGCCCGGGCGAGCGGGCGGCCGAAGGCGACGCTGTCGCGGCGCGTCGCCGAGCTCGAGGCGAGCCTCGGGACGCGGCTGATCGAGCGGGGCGAGCGCAGCCTGCGCCTGACAGAGGCGGGGGCGCTCCTCCACGCCCGGACGGGGCCGCTGCTCAGCGAGATCGCGGAGGCCGGCGCCGTCGTCGGTGGCGGCCTCGACCGACCCCGTGGGCGGCTCCGGGTGAGTGCGCCGCTGCTCCTGTCCGACACGCAGCTCGGCCGCGTCGCCGCGGACTTCGCCCGCGCCTATCCCGAGGTCGAGCTGGAGATCTCCGCCGAGGACCGGTTCGTCGACCCGATCGAGGAGGGTTTCGACGTGATCATCCGGGTCAATCCGAAGCCGGACGAGCGCCTCGTCGGGCGCTGTGTCCTGCGGGACGAGCTCTGGCTGGTGGCGCCGCCCGAGGTCCCGCGTCCCGAACAGTCGGCCGGGACCGACGCGGCGACCGTGCCGGCGGCGGTGCGCTGGACGCCGCGTCAGGACGAGACGTGGCAGGTCCATGACGGCCGGACGCGCCGGACCTACGCGCCCGTGCCGGTCCTGCGCCTGTCCTCGCTGCCGATGCTGCGCGACGCCGTGGTGGCGGGCGCCGGCGCGGCGCTGCTCCCGCGCTCGCTTGTCGGGGGCGACGTGGCGGCCGGACGCCTCGCCTGCTGGGGCTGGCTGGAGGGGCCGCCGACGGAGCTGTGGGCGCTCCACACGTCCCGGCGCTTGGTCAGTCCCAAGGTGAACGCCTTCGTCGCCCATCTGGCAGCCGCGCTGTCGACGGATCGACCCGCCCGGCGGTAGATCGAGCGTTCGAACCGAGGGGCGCCGAGCGCGGCGCGCGCGCGGGACGGTGCCCTATCCGCATTCTGCCGCACCGCCCCGACGCGGCGCCTCGGGCGAGCCCGGCGGACCCGCCATCGTCCGGCCGAGCCAGTCCACGAAGGCCGCCGCCGGCCCTGCGGGTGGCAGGGCACGCACGAGAACGAAGTACCGGAGCCCGTTCATGAGGGCCGCGTCGCAGGCGGGCACGAGGCGCCCGTCGGCGCGATAGGGCGCGACGATCAGCGATCGCCCCAGGGCGATGCCCGAGCCGCCGAGCGAGGCGCGCAGCGCCAGTTGCGCGAGGTTGAAGTAGAGATTCTGGACGCGGCCGCCCCAGGGCGCCCCATGGACGCCTATCCAGCGATCCCACTCCTCCGAGACGCTCGCGGCCGCCTCCCACGGCGTCGCGTCGTGGAGCAGCACGACGGCCCCGCCGGGATCCGCCGCATCCCGGTAGGCCGGGGCGCAGACCGGGTAGACCGGCTCGGGATGGTCGAAGACGACCGTCGCACTGGGAGGCGGCGCCGGGCCGTAGCGGATCGCGACGTCGATACCGGACTGCGCCATGCGTCCCGGATCCAGGTCGTGGGTCTCCCCGAAGACGGCGACGTCGATGTCGGGATGCGTGTCGCTGAAGGCTTTCAGCCTTGGCGCGAGCCATTCCGAGGCCAGGGAGGGGACGCAACTGATCCGCAGCGTCGCCCGGCCCTCGCGCCGTTCCCCCCGGAGCAGGGCCTCGCCCATCCCGTCGAAGCCGCTCCGCGCCGCGGCGAACAGGTGGTGACCCGCGGCAGTCAGCCGGATCTCGCGGGTGCCCCGCTCGAGCAGCGGGTAACCGAGGCGCCGCTCCAGCCGCTGGATCCGCTGCGTGACCGCGCTCTGCGTGACGGCGAGGCGGTCGCCCGCACGGGCGAAGCCGCCCGCCTCGACCAGGACGCGGAAGAAGAACAGGTCGCCGGCCAGGCGCGCGTCGAGCCTGACGGGCATGCCCGATCATAAGCGGGCCTAATAGACCGCACCAGAGAATATAATTGGCCGCATGAGCGCCGCTCGCGCAGGGTCGGCGCGGACAAACCGGGCAGGATCGGGAGCGCCATGGCAGCCGTCGACGGGATGCAGACTCAACCGCCGTGCGACCGGATCCCGGAGGCGGTCAGGCGCGCCAGCCCCACGGTCTGGATGAACCCGGCGCTGGACGCCACCGCGTCCGTCCTGCCCGGACTCGCGACCGGCCGTGCCGACGTGGACGCGGCCGTGGCGCGCTGGCAGCGGTTCGCGCCGCTCTTGGCGCGCCTCTTCCCCGAAGAGGGCGCCGGCCGGATCGACTCGCCGCTCGTCCCGCTGGAAGAGCGCCTGTCCCGTGACGTCCTGGACGGCGCCGACGGGCGCGTGCTGGTGAAGGCCGACCACGCGCTGCCGGTGACCGGCTGCATCAAGGCGCGCGGCGGCGTCTACGAGGTCCTGGCCTATGCCGAGGACCTGGCCGCGCGGGCCGGGCTGCTCACCGAGGGGCGATCCTACGCGGCCTTTGCCGACCCGGAATTCCGCGCCCTGTTCGCCCGCCACGTGATCGCGGTCGGCAGCACCGGCAATCTCGGCTTCAGCGTCGGCCTGATGGGGCGCTCGCTCGGCTTCGCGGTCGAGGTCCACATGTCCCACGACGCCAAGGCGTGGAAGAAGCAGCGCCTGCGCGAACTCGGCGCCCGCGTCGTCGAGCATCGCGGCGATTACGGGGCGGCGGTCGCGGCGGCCCGCGGCGCGTTCGCCGGCCGCGCGGACGCCCATTTCGTCGACGACGAGGATTCCGTCGACCTGTTTCTCGGCTACGCGGCCGCGGCCCTCGACCTTCAGCGCCAGCTCGCGGAGTCCGGGATCGCGGTGGGCCCGGCGCAACCCCTGTTCGTCTATCTGCCCTGCGGCGTGGGCGGCGCGCCGGGCGGCGTCGCCTTCGGCCTGAAGCTCTTGTTCGGTGACGCCGTGCACCCGGTCTTCGTCGAGCCGGTCGCGTCCCCGTGCATGCTGGTCCAGCTCGCGGCCGGTCTCGAGCGCACGGTCAGCGTCTACGATGTCGGCCTCGACAACCGCACCGCGGCGGACGGGTTGGCCTGCGCCTCCGCGTCGATGCTGGTGGCCCGGACGCTCGAGAAGCTGGTGGCCGCCGTGGTCACGGTGCCCGACGACGCGCTGTACCGCTGGCTCAGGGTGATGTGGACCGAGGCGGGCCTGCGCCTGGAGCCCTCGGCGGCGGCGGGCTTCGCGGCGGCCGGGCGCTTCGCCGCCACGCTGCCCGCGGCGGTCGGCGCCGCGGCCACCCACGTGATCTGGACGACCGGCGGCGCGCACCTCCCGGCCGAGGAATTCGAGGCGGCCCTCGCCCGCGGTTGAGGCGCGCTGGACGTCGGATCAAAAACCGAGACCGCGCGGCCGCGGCTCCTGGATCGTGCCCGATCGCCAGGCGATCCGCGGCCGATTCAAAGTGAGGGCCAGACCCGGCCGTCGCTCACTCCATCAGGTCGGTCAGGGCCCCGATCTCGTCGGCGTTCTTCCAGACCGTCTCGCAGCCGATCACCGTGTCGGTGGCGTCGATCGTAAGCGTGAACGCGGGGGGCACCCGCTCGGTCCCGACGAGCCGGAGGCGAACACCCCACCGCGACATGTCGTGCACCACGCAGGGGATGGCGGGATGGCCGGCCACCGAGATGCATCCGCTCAGGTTGACGGAGACGCGTCGGGCGTTGCGCTGGTTGTCCATAAGTACTCCGCGCTAGAGCGCCGGAGGATAAGCGGCGACCGATCAAGGGCCGGTTTACGAACTGAACTCAATTGCGCCTAAAATTCGCGTCGAGGTGGCTAATACCGAAGTCTCGACCTACCGATTGGGAAGCCACCGGGAGACGAAGGTCAGCGGACGCGACGTGCCGGCCCGGCCGTCGGCATCCGCACGCGCGTCCTCGTCCGGCAGCAGCGACCCGATCAGGCGGAGCAGCTTCTCCCGCTCCTCCCCGGTGAACAGCACGAGGAAGGAACCGAGATCCAGTTGGACCTCCGGCGCGTCATCGCCCGGGGAGTGAGAGACGTAGGGCTGTCCGGTCTGGAGGTCGCGCATCAGGGCCCAGCGGTCGCCGCCGACGCCGACATGGAATTCGCGCGCTATCCGTGGGCCCTGTTCAATCATTGCTCATCCCGCACGCCGTCAACGTGCAATTTTCAACGGGATAGAGCGCGCAAACGCCTTGCGATATAACCTGGCTCAAGAATTCACAGGTATCGTCGACTGCAGCCCCACCGGCGCGAGCCGCCGGTGACGGGATGTCGGCGCGGTCTCGGGCTGGAGGTTGGTGCACTTGCGGCGCAGGATCGCGGACGATCCGACGCCGGACTGACATGCCCCATCTCCGCGCGGCAAAGGGCGCGTTTTCGGACCGAGAAGGGCGAGCGCTCCGCTCTCGCCCGGTCGGCGCCGGCCCTAGCGATACGCGTGGGGGCGTGAGCGCTCGAAGGCGGCCGCGCAGGCCGTGTCGAAGAGCTTGCAGGGCGGCGGGGCGTCGCCCGGTTCGACGAGCATCGGCTGTCCGCGGATGTCTCCGGTGGCGTGAGCCTGCGAGTACCGTGACCGCGGGTCGAAGTAAGGATCCGAAGTGTAACTGCTCATGAAGGCGCCTCCTGCCGGCATCTCGCTCTCGGACAGCGCCACGCCGGTCTGCAGCGACAGTGAGAGCACCGAGACCAAGATCAGCAGACATCGTCTGGTCATAGGCCTGCTCCTCCTTGAGCGCACGAGATCGGCAGCGCGGAAGCCGCGCTCCGGATGTCCTGGATGTGTCCGACGAGACCGCCGCGGGCGTCAGCGGCCGGTCTCTGCGAGCAGGCCCGCCACAACGCGTGCGCGCTTCGGAACAGCCGCCCGACGGGATCACAGCGTGGCCGCGACGCACTGCCTTCAGCGACGTTGGCGGGTCAGCCCATCTCGACATTCGGAAGATGGCGCAAGCCGAGCACGCACTGCAATAAAATAGGCTTTTCAGCAGTGAAAACGAAATTGATTTGAGAAATTTTCTT from Methylobacterium oryzae includes the following:
- a CDS encoding glycosyltransferase, translating into MNFVSAISLAGPHVLVTSTFPDALNRNPGIRSDLAEGFAELLGAERVRHTPLELAVAAVRATRPDVVIAVGSLVPDLADLRALRRAADAVGAVLIFWLTDDPYEFDYAFKAELYADIVVSNDSWAAQHYRHPDVHHLPLAAAPDRHFRPIAPVAERETVLFFCGVAYPNRVALMRRIDDLLCRHVVEILGAEWPDTLQCAVNRRLTPAQMADYAAAARLTLNIGRDLDVANRRLSLPQATPGPRTFEVALSGSAQLFFVTGLEICAHFEPDTEILLVDGAADIARAIERSLDEPGAIEAIARRAQARALREHTYRHRAARLLDLSRLTVPA
- a CDS encoding glycosyltransferase family protein: MSDLSILLLDTEPQTHNRYLVLAIADALRRHPAVGRVHVGGHGDALAAFVEQGLDTLIAFGGARAHAPLVGRLAGLARTSVLWTTEDPYEREANVRGSGVFDLVFTNDLATVPAYGGRAHHLALGASSLFHDLPVLEDDARYRYDLLFIGTAWPNRVATLNALSAKLPRDVKFKLALPWNAHIGPPELEDEALVTDWRCGNRDFALLANRSRVVLTLPRIFSAARADQATGSTPPPRLFETALAGGYQVVVSPEPETAAYYTPGAEIALCDDEAGAVEAILTALTEPEARIARARAAQARTRAEHLYDHRVATILDAVIDRRRTQTRRPPLEPSAPRTVLMLTHNRMGHRPGGGVEVYQELLTELGEPYRVLFLFSVFGDGRWSLRLEGPGIAESFACGPVTPPLSTDPFVEGIFQRLLFEHQVDLVHIHHLMHVPLSLPLIARACGIPTVYHLHDHFLICERWLLLDHTGRFCDVVNRGADQCDACLVSGNQYPPGSKARRDGMMTLVTDAIDAFVTSTPATAEYLRRYFPGIPADRIVEIPMVAPNTAPAGARPVSRRRRDGDRLTVAILGNLAAHKGGQQAINLIRSCEAYPIHFKVIGRIDDPYREAVAGLGPDQVTVTGAYEQHAIGGLLAGCDVSLHLSTWPETFVIALTEAWQAGLVPIVADIGALAERVEDGIDGFKVPPDDAGAVRARLIALHYDRARLSRMQASIGRKSFPDTDGHLGSVRALYERLIEARPLRHGRVPSHLRHGFDLRLETLGYRTNAASWTSAAIAWDEAARAPEASPTVMAAARARPVPEMPDAFRRLTLRPVRRSECGWSLDVLRTDERLNRSLDLSLVVARASVFLRGWLHVSGPAPKAIYLRLTGRTGTSWVALQSDLRPDVAKWYGEPAAATSGFTGQIDVAGMSFGRYALAIVQIADGSLRILEDVASIFIAPDTEPPARFVPEPRHLVSGPPHVPDLHHSLPDAGDALRVSPGQLWAAEVAFPGTAPRLGKDTLAVFRGTNGQTWRAPVLKIDERTVRITASVPNIDPGAYTVSLAEPHNRTLRTLATLFRTQVARSE
- a CDS encoding aldo/keto reductase, giving the protein MDLRHYRTLGRSGLAVSPLALGTMTFGAARWGSDATVSAAIFDRYVEAGGNFLDTADVYAGGASETMLGDLIAARGLRDRLVVATKSGFPRAQGTPLAGGNSARNIRSGLESSLRRLRTGWIDLYWTHVWDRTTPPEEVLRALTDAVARGDILYYGFSNAPAWYAAQIAALSRAHGLPEPIGLQYAYSLLDRGVELDVLPAGRALGLGLVPWSPLAAGLLTGKYGREKLAQAGPAGSLPDRAGDAAEGGSDGRLNGDNPFGGMLFTEANFAVVDVLRAVAADVGRPMAQVALAWVARRPGVASVLVGASRPEQLAQNIAALEVVLTPEQQSRLDEAAAPPQLNPYFIFELPTSRIFGGERVEAW
- a CDS encoding LysR family transcriptional regulator, yielding MRRGTLEDLAAFAAVARHRSFTRAAAEMGLSPSALSHTMRALEARHGVRLLARTTRSVALTPAGERLLRSVGPALEDVARGLDALAEWRGAPSGRLRLTTFAYAARAILEPRLPNFLIDHPAVSVEVIVDDPLTDIVAAGFDAGIRFGETVERDMVAVRVGPDLRTVVVATPDYFARHPRPESPADLEAHCCVNYRLVGGGGLLPWEFARDGREIRVRAAGQLVVNDGRLAAAAIRAGAGLGYMLEDEAADDLAAGHLVQALEAWCPCFPGCHLYYPDRQVTPALRSLIDALRWREAPSPPCP
- a CDS encoding SDR family oxidoreductase; this encodes MTILVTGSTGRIGSAVIDHLVAAGAAVRALTRSPEKARFPSGVEAARGDPADIDAMRAALVGVDTLFLLVANAPDELTQAITTLSLARDAGVRGIVYLSVFKSEAFVDAPHFTGKHAVERMIAALDLPATVLRPSYFMQNDLAQKEPLLGAGLYAVPLGQAGVSMVDVRDIAEAAANALLRRERAADRLPAETYDVVGPDALTGDALAEIWSEALGRAVRYGGDDLDALEQRLRSFAPAWLAYDLRVMMRRYQEDGAVATEAEVADFARLLGRRPRSYRDFAGEVARDWRGA
- a CDS encoding LysR family transcriptional regulator, with the translated sequence MDLAALADFNLVAGHGGFGRAARASGRPKATLSRRVAELEASLGTRLIERGERSLRLTEAGALLHARTGPLLSEIAEAGAVVGGGLDRPRGRLRVSAPLLLSDTQLGRVAADFARAYPEVELEISAEDRFVDPIEEGFDVIIRVNPKPDERLVGRCVLRDELWLVAPPEVPRPEQSAGTDAATVPAAVRWTPRQDETWQVHDGRTRRTYAPVPVLRLSSLPMLRDAVVAGAGAALLPRSLVGGDVAAGRLACWGWLEGPPTELWALHTSRRLVSPKVNAFVAHLAAALSTDRPARR